From the genome of Solanum lycopersicum chromosome 7, SLM_r2.1:
AGATTAAGTAATCAATAGTTTCATTTAATAGCTTCGACCTACGATGAAATCGAGTTAAAGGGAAACATCACAACTAAGTTGGAGCTGAATAAATAGTTCGACAAAATTCTTCAAGTTACCCCTCGAAGATATTTCAATTGATAAATTCAAAATCTGAAGTTCTGCACCAACCTATATATCGTGAATTGATCATTTTACTCTTCAATCATCATCATCCGATGTCAACAACTAGAATTTTTAGAAGGCTACTATGAGGAAATTCCATCAAATGCAACATTTGCATATCATCATGGCACCTTAATGTCTCACAAATTTGTAATGAAGTAGAAAATGGCTTATATCATGCTAGTAAATTTAAATAAGCCGTGAGATTTAAGTCGAATACAGGATTGTATTGAAATATGCAAAAACTACAAGAGTCTCGTTTCTTCTCTTCTAACCCATTGAGCACTTGTTGCTTGACCTTCCTAGTTACAACATGATAGGCTTACAACATACTAATAAGTTACACAAAGATACCAGAAACCAGGTCGCATCACCGGTACAACTTACTTTCTAGTAGCCGCCTTGGTCTAATCATAGTTGGCAGGACGAACCTGGATGGAGAGAACCAGTTCTACTCCTGGTAGTTATGACAAATAACACTCTTCTCAACATTTGACAAAACGGTTTCTTTACCAAGTGATGGAATCTAACAATGAAATCTAAGCATATATCTATACTAAACACATTACAGACAATTCAAGGAAGCTGAAGCTAAGAGCTCTCCAAGAAGCAGATACTCATAAATCTTATTTAATTGATCTTGTGATGGAAAAAGAATGACCATTTCCTTCATTAACGACATGAACTTCTTCAAAAAGTCACCAACTCTTCCAATTTATTGAACGCTAAACACAGCAAAGAAAAGAAGCAGAATCCCTGTTTACGTGTACTGATTGATTGTTACCTCTTTGAACACGAAAATGGCAGTGACTGTTGTTTGAAGCTGGATGCATCAAAAAGCTCCATAAACCTCTGATCTGAGACTCTTGCTTTGGCAGCAGCAAAACGCTGGTACTCGTCAAACACAGAAGTTAGGCACCACTTCTGCAATTTTCTCAAGCATCCAACAAGGCAACCAGTTCGGTGCTGGAATATGGACAAAAAAGAAGTATAATTTAAGTAAGGTACTCTTACTTTGGAATTGAGGCTACAACataataagtaaatattacACACCTTCCCACGTTTGCAGTGGATTAACACCGGGTGATTTCGAACATCTGTGAGCAGCAGGTTAAAGACATAAGCACAGGAAGATAGAAGTACTAAACTCACTTTGATTAAAAGTTAGTATTGGCATTTGAAAGAGCATACCAATTAGAACCCCCAAAGCTTCACGAATTTTCTCTTCTGGAATATTTACAAAAGGTTCCTGAGAGCATAATTGTAAAAATCAATcaccaataattatttttcgtacaagaacaaaacaaaatacTCTTCTCGGTCACCAACAGATGTGATCAATCCTTTAACATCAATGAAGTCCAATGAACCATGCCGAAAATCTTCTACAATATCTCAAATATGCAATGAACCCGGGGGAGAggaccaaaaaaagaaagaacaagatTATTTGAGCCCTTTTCTATATTTCCAGCATGATTTTAGTGACtgttaaatgagttattttcttctatttttgaaCCTTTTCTTACTAGCAAATTAAAAAACtaccaattattttttattataatctcAAGATGGATTCATGGGCCATGTCGCATTGATTGCCGCACTAAGCAAATCTCAAGCCTGGAATAAAGTGTGACTCAAGCAAATCTTCAGTAACTCTTATAGCTGTTGATGAGGTaataaaaacaaactaaaaggaAAGGAATCAGGTTCTTTtttgaagaataattttttaccaGATATGCGGGAATATAGAGTAGTCTGTCTCGCGATAACTGAGACAGACATTTGAGTTTTGACATTTTAGCTGGGACAAGAGAAGACTGAAACCAACAACCTACCTCACATAGCAACTGGCTGGTTAATCAAATAGCCAtagaaagacaaaaagaaatagGAAATTTTTTGCTAACTTCAGCAATTAGATGTTAAGATAGAAAGACGACGATCAAGCAACACATGATTTGACCTCTGCTTGAAGATCCAAAAGAAACACAGAAGCTTTACCAATTCGTTAAATGAATGAAATGGAAGTCTGTaattaagttttaacttttaagtgATTGCCAATGTGCCTTGTGTTTCTGCACCTAACCTTTCCATTGTCATGCTCTATCTCTCTTTTCACAGTGAAGAAGAAGACTATCCTGTTTAGTTAGTCCTGATAAAAATAGCTACACGAAAGTTGGATCCAATGAACCCAGATCACAACTCACAACCAGTTTGGAAGTATTGTTACTTCTAATTTATTGAAATTCATGTGCTCTATGCTCAAGCGACATGCGGAGAATAAGAAGTCCAAAATACAGGATAGGAACAATGATGTGGTATTAATTCTTCCAAGCTATAATTACAACTTAAGCATAATTCAAGTTTAAACATGACTAGACATGACTAAACCTTCTCAACGAGGGGTAAACTTAATGTTACTACAGATGGTTACTATGAGACATGCATAACCAACAGAACAAAAACTAATAGATACGAAAAAATCTTAAGCTAAGGTCACACGAGGCAGAGCTAAGAATACAATAATCGAGGTTTCCAGTTAATACATATCTTCTGCTTTCTATACAGATACAAGGATTACGAAACACATAAGTGTTGAGGTATACGAGTAGGACATAGAATCTTGAAGGTAGATACGGATAAAGAATACACATCTTCTTGAAGGTTGATTCGGATAAAGAATACGCATCTTAAAGTCAGTGCCTTCTAAAGACACTCCTAGTGGGCATAACTAAGAGAGGTAATTCTGGTGCCAACTAGGTGGTGATTTAAACAAGGATGTGACTGGAAAGACaatgttttgagttttagaagtagATTCTCGCAAATCAAAACAACAatcagaaaaggaaaaaaaagaagaataaacaTAGCAAGACTTGTACTGATTCTTTTCTAAAGTCATGCTTGTGGTTATCCTTAGATCATTATTTGCATCACTGGAAAGTAGTACTAATAATTAAATCTCAAAACTCTATGTGGACCATGGCCTTTAAGATCAGCAACAGCCAAATTCTAGACCTATCATCTTGAGGCATTCTctaaaatacattaaattattGTGCAGCTTTTCATCACAATCCGAACCCTTCACaaattaattttccttaaaCTTCTGAAAACCAAAAATTGACACGGTCATTTACTTCCCTCCTTCCACATGACTTGAGCAGAAGATCATCATACGATGAGGACAGAAAATGAATAAATCAAGTCTTGGAGAATCATGTATACTATGTACAGATACAAATAAACAAGCATCATATCATGTTTACAATACGGAAACAGAGATTATGTATTCTGCCGAAATTTTATATTCGAAAAAACTGTCCCGTAGTTCTCTTTTACAATGAACTGTAAATCCTTTCAATTACTTTTGTGCGTCTCTCACATTTAACCTTCATCATCTCATTTCTAACTTGAAAAAATGGCACTCTCTCCTCTCGGTCAAGTCAATTCATGAATTTACCATATTTAGCTTGAAATATTAAATGTGATGATTTTACTTTAACTTCagattttatgcatatataacCAACCGAATCAACGGAAAGAAGCAAATCTATCAACATCAGAGAAAATGACAAACGTACTTTGCTATTTTTAATTCCAAACTGAAACAAGCGAATATCATTTTCCTTGAGAAACTCCATGTTTGCTTCTGGATATGGCTCTGGACACAGGTATCtgtcaacaaaataaaaaatcccTAATTCATCAATTCTCGTCGAAATACTTAAGCTAAATAACTAGTACTATCAGAATAGTAATACTAATTAACTTACATAATAGAACGAAGTCCAAGCGTTTGAAGAAACGAGAAGTTATCTACATCAGGGAAACCAGACCGAAAAATGCCATTATCAACCATAGCGAAGTTAAGAGGAGGAATGAAAAAGTCTTCCTCGTTCTCATCGGCACAACTGTAATTAACTTCAAAATCATAGGGATTATCGTCGGCGGTTGGGACCGGTGAAAGCTTGATAGATTGCGGAGGAGGTAGCGGCTGAGAACGGTGATGCTGCCGCTCGACGACGGCGATTTCGATGGTTTTACACGTGTCAGCTGTGGAAGCAACGGTTGCGTGCTGTTTCATAGTGActgaagagagagagagagaggggggtttttgaaaattgagtgGAATTGGAGATTCTGATACTACAGGGGAACTTTCTCGTTTTGGAACTTGGAATTTATAggcgcaaaaaaaaaaaactagtcaCTTTTTAGACGAGGGAAACAGTTTTCTAGGGGCATGGGGTAAATAGCGGGTGGGGTGGTTAAAATGCGCCATTCCACGGTGGCTGCGCAATGTGGACACTCAGTACACGTCAAATGGACAATGCGtatgcttttttaaaaaaaaaataaactgatcatctaaattaagaaaatccactcattcaactaatttttaaatttacttttcaAATATTCTAGTGTTTATTACTCcgcaataaattaaaaaaattatttcaatttatatcatatttttaaaatttaaaatttaaataaatttaattttgatcataaaattttgggaaaattgtatataatagcaaactaataacctaaattaaatagaatagctagggtttgatttaattgtgctccatagcaaacattagctaaaatttgccagcatATCTCTCCCAAAAAaactcgctcgtcactctccattctcgctcgcctctttcgctttatacacagaagtgtataattctgtttcagttttgtataaagtgagagaaaattgtatatacacatgcaaaaatgtatatcttcgtgttatacacttaattatacaatttacaaatattttacttcaaatattgcagagaaaaaggccaacgaattatacaattgcgaattatacaattgcagtaaaatacaattttctctagctttatacaacaaaagtgtatatatattgtgtttctgtttttgtataaagtgagaaaaatatatatcttcttgctatacacttataattatgcaatatacatacattttaattcgattcaactgtatgcaaaacaaattatgcaattgcagcgaaataggccagcgaattatacaatttaggccagcgaattatacaatttaggccagcgaattatacaattgtatatgtatagcgaattatacagtttaatgtttgctatggagtgcaattatgcaaactttgctatagcatccaaatatgaattttttgtttgctatatgtgaaaattgccctaaaattttcatatatcttttaaatattttgaattgttaatttattatgatttataatattttttatgtattttataaatatataaattttattttaaaaaatttaaaaatttactatGTAAATTTTCGATCAAATTCAAACTTATTGActctgaaaaaaataaaaaaacttacataaatttaGAAGGAGTTAGAAAGTAATTACTTTATTACATAATAGtttcatataatttattcataCTTTACATTAAAGTGGGGTGAACATAGGGGTAAGTTATTATAGGGTTATGGGGAAGATGGTATGAGAATTTGACATATTAGAACTAGAGTGGGATAAGGTAATTAGTCAAAGAAATATGTACAGAAAAATTTGATTAGAATttgattagaaaattaaaaagtgaaaaatgtattttttgttataaataaaattattattttttattttttagttaaaagatattaaaattcaaaagataaaatattttgaaaataaaataaaatagcatagataaaatatttttctgattaaattttagccaaaaagattttttccctattatgaaatatcatttacatatttttctttcttctaaaaCACTAATCTTTTAAAAACTTCTATAGAGTTTTATCATAAAACTTCATAACAAAAATTTATCACGGATCAAAGTTAGAGTTAAAGCTAAagtcaaaaatagaaaataagagGTAATAAGAAAAAGGGATGTACACCGATAACTCAACAAGGAGATTTGTGGTCACAATTTTTGGTGGaggggtaaaaaaaaaaaaattatctttaatcCAAGATTTTAGAGTCCCTTGAAAATAgaatcatatttattaaaaaacgttaatattatttgatgaacattcaaatttaataaaattataatgtaagtactgaatattaataaaaagaaatgttgcgtttaaatttaagaatagataaattcaataaagagcatttttttttcttaaatagacAATATTTGTGTTATACTCGAATCATTCGTAATATTATTTATCCTTTAatcttgtttttaaaaattgtgaaataaTAGCCTCCACCCTAAAGCTTCAATTCCTAATTGATAGTCAGAAACCTGTCTTGCCACAAGCCAAGAGTTTTTGATAGAAAAAATTTATTCGCATCgagtatatatattaaatattatgtgtatattaatttaatgtatatattacGGTATGAATAAGCTTAATTCgagtttaattaataattttaatttgctataatttgtaataaattatcagaaattttgttaaaattatattatagttatggaaaaaattatttaaaattaaagagtctCTAAAGAATGAGTTTGTCATTTATTTTTGCTAATTGTGAATTACTAGGATTTACTTTAAAATGTAAAGTAAATGTGAAACAAATTATAGCCAATTCCTAAGGCATTTTCTAAAGTGTGAGAAAATTTACCATGACCTTTTTGCTTTAGAATTGACCCAAACAACTCCTAATTTGATATAAAACAATACTCAATacgaatttaattaattttcaaacgCCAAATTCAACTTGTATCTTAAAAAGTAATTGATCATGTCTTTTTGAACTATCAAACTAAACAAAACTCAATAAACAATAagatcttttcaattttttatggtacatgcaaatttgattaattcgataaattttaaatatcaaacaatttatttattttttagaaaaagtaaTTGGGATGAGAAACGTGGTGATCACGCGTTGGGTAATTGTCATTTGTCAACTATCCCTTCAAGCCCAAGTTTTAacagaaagaaatattttatctataaaattagataaaataaCACGGTATAATATCTATGAGtatttaatttacataaattaaataattgtcaCATCATAGACAATTTAGAGAGTAGGGTCTCAATGTGGTGGTTTGGTtggttagttttaaaaaattatatcattttaatactttatgatttataaataatattaggttttctaaaaattatctaaattatattgatttttttctgtACCAGAATAATtcgattaattttcttttttttttctactttaaaGCATCAcctaaaaatatgttattagaaaatatttctttcgCAAAcgttttattatgttatttgatAGAGTatctattataatattttttaattttaaatccaATTAATTAAACTCCAATAAAAGAGTAAAGAATTTCAATTACTTGAGACGGCtataatctaaataaaaatctatGAATTTAGGGAAAAACGGTCTGATATACCTCTCAAccttgtcatttggagctgatacacccctcgttataaaagtgactcatatgtacccttaccgttatacaaacggctcacatatacccctgccgttacaaaatggctcacatatacccttcatttaacggaattttaaatttatatttattacttataatttttttttaaaaattatttaatggtatatataattcttctataaaagttcaaggtatattttaatttttttcatacataaattattttttgacttcttttattataattatttgagtttcttattcttattttatttttttctttcattccttagtttaaagaaaaaaaaattaaactatttttttgtgtgtattgtaatttaatttcgtattcgaaaaaaaatttggtcatctacaataagttttacaagaatattagtgaaacataaataaatttgattatcaaaataataattataaattagtcattgaaacaaaaaaaaagatatgtttGACGagaattaaatttactcatatgagattatattttttaggaaaaaataataaaaatttagattgaaaattattattttttcatttccgttagaggaaaaaggtatatgtgagtcatttgtttacaaATAGGATATATATGAggcactttcataacaaggggtatatcagctctaaatgacaaagttgaggggtatatcagatcCTTTTACCAtgaatttattcaaaaataatgtaaatCAATTCAGATTATGAAATTTGATTGGTTcgattaatttttcttaattcttcTGCCAGAAGAAAGtattaaacaaaattgttgcGCAAATGTTACTATGGAACACTTTATTCTCTATGTCTTAGACGATTGATATTACTTGTGTAAGAGACCTTATTGTTTGACAAGTTAGTGAATGCAGAGGCGTGTTTAAAAGAGGTGTTATGGTTCACGTGAACTCatgctttttatatttttaaaaatatttaaatgtaatTGTGTGAGCTCATGTTTAaagtatcatataataatacaataatgattgggtatttttgtatttttgagtAACACTTCTCCAAATGGTTATCAGTCATTTTTGACGTTTCAactgattttgtttttgttttttccctttaatctttcaaaaattttaagtgTGTTACATTGAAAATTCCTAAAAAATTAgcactatatattttttatataatttaatcgAATGtgtgtattaaaatttaaaactagtagtactatatattttgaacctataattttaaaaattttatggtTCATATTAAGAATCTAAAAGtcaaattgattaaatttatatttaaagttacatttttttgtaattatgcACCCATCTAGTCAAAATTCTGAATACACCTCCGAGGGAATGTTTTAGTCATGAAGAATTTTGGacctttttttttgaagttgaacttGGGAACAGGTTTATTAGTCTTAAAAATGttaagttgaattttttaatttttaaaaatttgaaaaaataataaaaagatattactaacaaaaaatcaaattaaacctACATATTTATGACCAAAGACaagtctaattttttaaatatcatattttattttgataataaaaattacttttattcaaatttcatattaaaatatgatcaaacgtctgcttaattttaaattttgagtattcaaattttgaatcgTCAATTAGAGagggaaaaaaaaattcacgcAACTAACTTTATATCATTATGTTACtattatgaaaatgaaaaatttaattagttatctTTCACAACTAATATTAATGGTATAAaactttcttttaatttcacAAATTAATAAGCTCAAGTCTCATCACTTATTACTTTTAGTTTtagatcaataaattttaaattcactaaCTTGTAAGGTGAAAAAAGAAAGGCACACATAATTAGTGTCTCAATTATACaatacacaaaataattttttttttaaaatgttatctATATATggtcaatatatatattggcCAATTATATGCATAAGAATCACATATCTCAATTATTAGTGCACAGAGATGACTTTTCCAATGACAGATTCTTTTCGTAACATTGGCTATTACAATTTTTGCTTTTCTgcctttctttttctccttttttattttgtttgatgcAATGAGCACCccaaaaaatgtcattttgaaTATTGCTAAATATTCCAGCTATGTTGAAATAATGTAAACCAGGAGAATAAAAAAGCAAGTCAAAATGAGTATTGATTCCTGTAAGCAGTGTTTTACAAGTTGGGGCGTGAGGTGGGACGTTTTATTTAGTACAAGGTGAGACGTAAATTTCGAAACGTGAGGTATAAGTTTTgcagatttttaaatttttaacttacAATATAGTAATGATACGTATAATAgcataaaattataaagaataCATTAatagtttgagataattacaaatataattaaGGAAATTGATAGAAAACAAAACTCCTAACATGATTATCCTAGTAtaaaataatcttatcttaactttctaataataaaagaatcatTACTTTTAAAAGTAGTTTTTTATTATACTACACAATTTACCacctaaaagaaaataatcaataaagtTTACTACATTATAATAAGAACATCACTTTATCatgaataaaaatcaaaatagttTCAAATAGCTAAACAAAATGTGATAATTTTGAGACATATGACAAAACTATGAAGACTAATGATaagtgaaaaagtaaaatttcactatatttttaaaagaaatgttaCGTACTAAATAATTACTTGTACAATGTTACCCAATAATAAAGATACCATACTACGACTCGTTATTTGAATTACTCACAATcttcttatatttataaattaaaaaattattaagtatcattcaattattcaaaaattacgAGGATCAATAATATTAACCAataattttaacacataattttatttaagaacTATTAGGCGAGTCCCGAGCGTTAGGCGTTGGACGTGTTTAGAGCGTACAATCGGACGCTTAGGGTGTAAGTCTTACAGAACCAAGTCTCACAGTTGAGTTTCAAAGCGTTTTGTCACAGTCCCCCCAGGGAAAGCCCCGAGGCGAGTcccaacaaatttttttaaaacactacTCATAAGTATCACATTGTTgagatgaaaaaaaatagtatgaatTACATATGAATTCGGATAATTCCTTTTTTATGAGTTAGTTTTGTGTAGagttaaatcaaattatatttcttcatagTTAATACtgaataaatatgattaaacaaaaataattctttaataATATACCAATTATGTAAGTTaaacatgaataaataaaagggtaaagggtcaaatatgtccctaaactatttgaaaaggtttagatataccctctgtttaaagtttggtcaatTTATATCCTCgtcgtccaacttttggtctacatatgcccttttggGCGTTAGTAGGTCAACTCagaatatccaactcattttacttttatttaaatgccaaatggatttccacatcatttttatgtattattctttgacatttatattcaaaggaaaagggtcaaatatgcccctaaactattcgaaaggtctagatataccccgtataaagtttggtccatttataccctcgcgtccaacttttggtctacatatggtCTTATGGGTGTTAGTTGATCAACtcgaaatatccaactcattttacttttctttaaatgccaaatgagatttcacatcatttatatatattatcacttgacatttatattaaaagagaaagagGTCACTTATgccctaactatccgacccaattttaaaacacatatacgaTTGtcttttaaatggttcaattatgACCCTAATCCGACTCATATATGTGTGAATTACTCTGTTATTTACATCATCATCGCGTGCTGCAACTTGCAGTTGTGTCTATAACGTTGTTGCGGTGAATTCCTCTGCTCTAGCCCTTGCCTGCCAGGTTTGCGCCTCCAGCTCTGCGTTGCACCAAAACGCTTTTCAAACCTCGACTTCCTTTTCCTTCAGTTATCGTGCCATTGATTCCTCGGCGGTTCCAATCAGAGCACGATAGTGTTCGCcatttaaatggttcaattatgccctaatccgacccatatagattaattaaaaaaaagggtcgAGTTGTATAGATTATTTAAAAGACGGGTcgtatatgttttttaaaattagatcgGATAGTTAGGGGCATAAAAGACCCCTTTCTCTTTATtataaatgtcaagtaataatatataaaaatgatgtggaaaatccatttggcatttaaagaaaaataaaattagttggaTATTTCGAATTGACCAACTAACACCCATAAGGgtatatgtagaccaaaagttgaaaggcgagggtataaattcaccaaactttaaacggaggtatatctagacctttttgaatagtttagggacatatttgacccttttctcttgaatataaatgtcaagtgataatacataaatatgacgtgaaaaatccatttgacatttaaataaaagtaaaatgagttaaaTATTTCGAGTT
Proteins encoded in this window:
- the LOC101264534 gene encoding probable tyrosine-protein phosphatase DSP4, coding for MKQHATVASTADTCKTIEIAVVERQHHRSQPLPPPQSIKLSPVPTADDNPYDFEVNYSCADENEEDFFIPPLNFAMVDNGIFRSGFPDVDNFSFLQTLGLRSIIYLCPEPYPEANMEFLKENDIRLFQFGIKNSKEPFVNIPEEKIREALGVLIDVRNHPVLIHCKRGKHRTGCLVGCLRKLQKWCLTSVFDEYQRFAAAKARVSDQRFMELFDASSFKQQSLPFSCSKSPFTGIF